The following proteins are co-located in the Tiliqua scincoides isolate rTilSci1 chromosome 8, rTilSci1.hap2, whole genome shotgun sequence genome:
- the CHRNA3 gene encoding neuronal acetylcholine receptor subunit alpha-3, whose protein sequence is METNLWLRHVWNDYKLKWNPDNYGGVQFIRVPSHKIWKPDIVLYNNAVGDFQVDDKTKALLNYTGNVTWMPPAIFKSSCKIDVTYFPFDYQNCTMKFGSWSYEKDEIDLVLVGSTMNLKDYWESGEWSIIKAPGYKHDIKYNCCEAVYPDITYSLYIKRLPLFYTINMIIPCLLISFLTVLVFYLPSDCGEKITLCISVLLSLTVFLLVITETIPSTSLVIPLIGEYLLFTMIFVTLSIVITVFVLNVHYRTSRTHTMPKWVKTIFLNFLPRIMFMTRPAEEDDGDSQKPKAFSNTELSQLSSCSTLETQCLKDSFACQDVACSCCQHQGIKYVKLNSNLTQSSSSESLDALLPPSMLSAEMRDAIDSVKYIAEHMRLQNEAKETQDDWKYVAMVIDRIFLWVFILVCILGTAGLFLQPLMIRDEI, encoded by the exons ATGGAGACCAATTTATGGCTGAGACAT GTCTGGAATGATTACAAGCTCAAGTGGAATCCAGACAACTATGGAGGTGTCCAGTTTATTCGTGTGCCGTCTCATAAGATCTGGAAGCCAGATATTGTGTTATACAACAA TGCTGTTGGGGATTTCCAGGTGGATGACAAAACCAAGGCATTGCTAAATTATACTGGGAATGTCACCTGGATGCCACCGGCTATATTTAAGAGTTCATGTAAGATAGATGTCACCTACTTCCCATTTGACTACCAGAATTGCACCATGAAGTTTGGCTCCTGGAGCTATGAGAAAGATGAAATCGACCTTGTTCTAGTCGGCTCCACTATGAACCTCAAGGACTACTGGGAAAGTGGAGAATGGAGCATTATTAAGGCACCAGGTTATAAACATGACATTAAGTACAACTGCTGTGAAGCGGTTTATCCAGACATCACCTATTCACTTTATATCAAGCGCCTCCCCTTGTTTTATACCATCAACATGATTATTCCGTGCCTCCTGATCTCTTTTTTAACTGTGTTGGTGTTCTACCTGCCCTCAGACTGTGGGGAGAAAATAACACTGTGTATCTCAGTCCTGTTATCCTTAACTGTTTTCCTCCTTGTGATAACGGAGACCATCCCCTCCACCTCGCTGGTGATCCCGCTGATTGGGGAATACCTTCTCTTCACCATGATATTTGTAACTCTTTCCATTGTCATCACAGTCTTTGTCCTGAATGTGCATTATAGAACTTCCAGGACGCACACAATGCCCAAGTGGGTGAAGACCATTTTCCTAAACTTCCTCCCCAGGATTATGTTCATGACAAGGCCTGCTGAAGAAGATGATGGTGATAGCCAGAAGCCAAAGGCTTTTTCCAATACGGAGCTTTCCCAGTTGAGCAGCTGCAGCACCTTGGAAACCCAGTGCCTCAAAGATAGCTTTGCCTGCCAGGATGTGGCATGCAGTTGCTGCCAGCACCAAGGAATCAAATACGTCAAACTGAACAGCAACCTGACCCAGAGTTCCAGCTCAGAATCCCTGGATGCTCTGCTCCCACCTTCAATGTTATCGGCAGAAATGAGAGACGCAATTGACAGTGTTAAATACATTGCAGAACACATGAGGCTGCAGAATGAAGCCAAAGAG ACTCAAGATGATTGGAAATACGTTGCCATGGTAATTGACCGCATTTTTCTATGGGTGTTTATCCTTGTATGCATTTTGGGAACGGCAGGACTGTTTTTGCAACCTTTGATGATCAGAGATGAAATCTAG